In the genome of Streptomyces sp. NBC_00190, one region contains:
- the ruvX gene encoding Holliday junction resolvase RuvX has translation MTLRRGRRLAIDVGDARIGVASCDPDGVLATPVETVPGRDIPFAHRRLRQLVEEYEPLEVVVGLPRSLSGREGPAAAKVRAFANELAKGIKPVTVRLVDERMTTVTAAQGLRASGRNAKKGRSVIDQAAAVVILQNALETERVSGNPPGECVEVVV, from the coding sequence ATGACTCTGCGCCGCGGCCGCCGCCTCGCGATCGACGTCGGGGACGCCCGGATCGGGGTCGCCTCGTGCGACCCCGACGGGGTCCTGGCCACACCGGTGGAAACCGTTCCGGGCCGGGACATCCCCTTCGCCCACCGGCGGCTGCGGCAGCTCGTCGAGGAGTACGAGCCCCTCGAAGTCGTGGTCGGCCTGCCCCGCTCGCTCAGCGGGCGGGAGGGGCCGGCCGCGGCCAAGGTGCGCGCCTTCGCGAACGAACTGGCCAAGGGCATCAAGCCGGTGACGGTCCGTCTGGTCGATGAGCGGATGACGACGGTCACCGCGGCGCAGGGTCTGCGGGCCTCCGGAAGGAACGCCAAGAAGGGCCGTTCGGTGATCGACCAGGCAGCTGCGGTGGTGATCCTCCAGAACGCTCTTGAGACCGAACGGGTATCGGGTAATCCTCCCGGCGAGTGCGTCGAAGTGGTTGTCTGA
- the alaS gene encoding alanine--tRNA ligase, whose product MESAEIRRRWLSFFEERGHAVVPSASLIADDPTLLLVNAGMVPFKPYFLGETKPPAPRATSVQKCVRTPDIEEVGKTTRHGTFFQMCGNFSFGDYFKEGAIKYAWELLTSSVADGGYGLEPEKLWITVYLDDDEAEQIWREKIGVPAERIQRLGKKDNFWSMGVPGPCGPCSEINYDRGPEFGVEGGPAVNDERYVEIWNLVFMQYERGAGDGKEDFPILGDLPSKNIDTGLGLERLAMILQGVQNMYETDTLRVVMDKATELTGVRYGAAKDTDVSMRVVADHIRTSVMLIGDGVTPGNEGRGYVLRRIMRRAIRNMRLMGATGPVVQDLVDVVIDTMGQQYPELVTDRKRIETVALAEEAAFLKAVKGGTNILDTAVTETKAAGGTVLSGDKAFLLHDTWGFPIDLTLEMAAEQGLSVDEPGFRRLMQEQRDRAKADAKAKKTGHADMSAYREIADNAGGTEFTGYATNQGESTIVGLLVNGVSAPAASEGDDVEVVLDRTPFYAEGGGQLADQGRIKLDSGAVIVVRDVQQPVPGVSVHKGSVQVGEVTVGASAYAAIDVNRRRAIARAHSATHLTHQALRDALGPTAAQAGSENSPGRFRFDFGSPNAVPGSVLTDVEQKINDVLSRELDVTAEIMSIDEAKKQGAIAEFGEKYGERVRVVTIGDFSKELCGGTHVGNTAQLGLVKLLGESSIGSGVRRVEALVGVDAYNFLAKEHTVVAQLQDLVKGRPEELPEKIASMLGKLKDAEKEIEKFRAEKVLQAAAGLAENAQDIRGVALVVGTVPDGTGADDLRKLVLDVRGRIQGDRPAVVALFTTAGGRPLTVIATNEAARERGLKAGDLVRTAAKTLGGGGGGKPDVAQGGGQNPAAIPEAIAAVERLVVETV is encoded by the coding sequence ATGGAGTCGGCTGAAATCCGCCGCCGCTGGCTGAGCTTCTTCGAGGAGCGCGGTCACGCCGTTGTCCCTTCGGCGTCGCTCATCGCGGACGACCCGACTCTGCTGCTGGTCAACGCGGGCATGGTCCCCTTCAAGCCGTACTTCCTCGGCGAGACCAAGCCCCCGGCCCCCCGTGCCACCAGCGTGCAGAAGTGCGTCCGTACGCCGGACATCGAAGAGGTCGGCAAGACCACCCGCCACGGCACGTTCTTCCAGATGTGCGGCAACTTCTCCTTCGGCGACTACTTCAAGGAAGGCGCCATCAAGTACGCCTGGGAGCTGCTCACCAGCTCCGTGGCGGACGGCGGCTACGGCCTTGAGCCGGAGAAGCTCTGGATCACCGTCTACCTCGACGACGACGAGGCCGAGCAGATCTGGCGCGAGAAGATCGGCGTGCCCGCCGAGCGCATCCAGCGCCTGGGCAAGAAGGACAACTTCTGGTCCATGGGCGTCCCGGGCCCCTGCGGCCCGTGCTCCGAGATCAACTACGACCGCGGCCCCGAGTTCGGCGTCGAGGGCGGCCCGGCCGTCAACGACGAGCGCTACGTGGAGATCTGGAACCTGGTCTTCATGCAGTACGAGCGCGGAGCCGGCGACGGGAAGGAAGACTTCCCGATCCTCGGCGACCTGCCGTCGAAGAACATCGACACCGGTCTGGGTCTCGAGCGTCTCGCCATGATCCTGCAGGGCGTGCAGAACATGTACGAGACCGACACCCTGCGCGTGGTCATGGACAAGGCCACCGAGCTGACCGGCGTGCGGTACGGCGCGGCCAAGGACACCGACGTGTCCATGCGCGTGGTCGCCGACCACATCCGCACCTCCGTCATGCTCATCGGCGACGGCGTCACCCCCGGCAACGAGGGCCGCGGCTACGTGCTGCGCCGCATCATGCGCCGCGCCATCCGCAACATGCGCCTCATGGGCGCCACCGGTCCGGTCGTCCAGGACCTCGTGGACGTCGTGATCGACACGATGGGCCAGCAGTACCCGGAGCTCGTCACCGACCGCAAGCGCATCGAGACCGTCGCGCTCGCCGAAGAGGCCGCCTTCCTGAAGGCCGTCAAGGGCGGCACGAACATCCTCGACACCGCCGTGACCGAGACCAAGGCCGCCGGCGGCACGGTCCTCTCCGGCGACAAGGCGTTCCTGCTCCACGACACCTGGGGCTTCCCGATCGACCTCACCCTGGAGATGGCCGCCGAACAGGGCCTCTCCGTGGACGAGCCCGGCTTCCGCCGCCTGATGCAGGAGCAGCGCGACCGGGCCAAGGCCGACGCCAAGGCCAAGAAGACCGGCCACGCGGACATGTCGGCCTACCGGGAGATCGCCGACAACGCCGGCGGCACCGAGTTCACCGGCTACGCCACCAACCAGGGCGAGTCCACCATCGTCGGCCTCCTGGTCAACGGCGTCTCCGCGCCCGCCGCCTCCGAGGGCGACGACGTCGAGGTCGTCCTCGACCGCACCCCGTTCTACGCCGAGGGCGGCGGCCAGCTCGCCGACCAGGGCCGCATCAAGCTCGACTCCGGCGCCGTCATCGTCGTCCGCGACGTGCAGCAGCCGGTCCCGGGCGTCTCCGTGCACAAGGGCTCCGTCCAGGTCGGCGAGGTGACGGTGGGCGCCTCCGCGTACGCCGCCATCGACGTCAACCGCCGCCGGGCCATCGCCCGTGCCCACTCGGCCACGCACCTGACCCACCAGGCGCTGCGCGACGCGCTGGGCCCGACGGCCGCCCAGGCCGGCTCCGAGAACTCGCCCGGCCGCTTCCGCTTCGACTTCGGTTCGCCGAACGCCGTCCCCGGCTCGGTCCTCACCGACGTCGAGCAGAAGATCAACGACGTGCTCTCCCGCGAACTCGACGTGACCGCCGAGATCATGAGCATCGACGAGGCGAAGAAGCAGGGCGCCATCGCCGAGTTCGGCGAGAAGTACGGCGAGCGCGTGCGCGTCGTCACCATCGGCGACTTCTCCAAGGAGCTGTGCGGCGGCACGCACGTCGGCAACACCGCCCAGCTGGGTCTGGTGAAGCTGCTCGGCGAGTCCTCCATCGGCTCCGGCGTGCGCCGCGTCGAGGCCCTCGTCGGCGTGGACGCGTACAACTTCCTCGCCAAGGAGCACACGGTCGTCGCCCAGCTCCAGGATCTGGTCAAGGGCCGTCCGGAGGAGCTGCCGGAGAAGATCGCCTCCATGCTCGGCAAGCTGAAGGACGCCGAGAAGGAGATCGAGAAGTTCCGCGCGGAGAAGGTCCTCCAGGCCGCCGCCGGGCTCGCCGAGAACGCCCAGGACATCCGCGGCGTCGCCCTCGTCGTGGGGACGGTGCCGGACGGCACCGGCGCCGACGACCTGCGCAAGCTGGTCCTCGACGTCCGCGGCCGCATCCAGGGCGACCGTCCGGCCGTCGTGGCCCTGTTCACCACGGCGGGCGGGCGCCCGCTGACGGTCATCGCCACCAACGAGGCCGCCCGCGAGCGCGGTCTCAAGGCGGGCGACCTGGTCCGTACGGCCGCCAAGACCCTCGGTGGCGGCGGTGGCGGCAAGCCGGACGTCGCCCAGGGCGGCGGCCAGAACCCGGCCGCCATCCCCGAGGCCATCGCCGCGGTCGAGCGCCTCGTCGTCGAGACGGTCTGA
- a CDS encoding DUF6167 family protein, giving the protein MFRRAFWFTAGAAAGVWATTKVNRQLKKLTPESLAAQAADKALEAGHRLKDFALDVKAGMTQREDELNDALGLTQDADRPALTGNVTALPGQRRLRAIDNDKTNHRPKHSYNRNEDH; this is encoded by the coding sequence ATGTTCCGCCGAGCCTTCTGGTTCACCGCAGGCGCCGCCGCCGGCGTGTGGGCCACCACCAAGGTCAACCGCCAGCTGAAGAAGCTGACGCCGGAGAGCCTTGCCGCCCAGGCCGCCGACAAGGCGCTGGAGGCGGGCCACCGCCTCAAGGACTTCGCCCTCGACGTCAAGGCGGGAATGACGCAGCGCGAGGACGAGCTGAACGATGCACTGGGGCTGACCCAGGACGCCGACCGCCCGGCCCTGACCGGCAACGTCACCGCCCTCCCGGGGCAGCGGCGGCTGCGCGCCATCGACAATGACAAGACCAACCACCGACCGAAGCATTCGTACAACCGGAATGAGGACCACTGA
- a CDS encoding DUF948 domain-containing protein has protein sequence MSGGEVAGILVAVFWAILVSFLAVVLVRLAQVLKATTKLVADVTDQAVPLLADASTTVRSARTQLDRVDAIASDVQEVTSNASALSSTVASTFGGPLVKVAAFGYGVRKALGRTDEVPQKTTRRTVIVGRTVPTARRRKQKG, from the coding sequence GTGTCCGGTGGAGAGGTGGCCGGGATCCTCGTGGCCGTCTTCTGGGCCATCCTGGTCTCCTTCCTGGCCGTGGTGCTGGTGAGGCTGGCGCAGGTGCTCAAGGCGACCACCAAGCTGGTGGCCGACGTGACCGACCAGGCCGTCCCGCTGCTGGCCGACGCCTCCACCACCGTCCGCTCCGCGCGCACCCAGCTCGACCGGGTCGACGCGATCGCGAGCGACGTCCAGGAGGTCACCTCCAACGCCTCCGCGCTGTCCTCCACCGTGGCCTCCACCTTCGGCGGGCCGCTGGTCAAGGTCGCGGCCTTCGGCTACGGCGTCCGCAAGGCGCTCGGCCGGACGGACGAGGTACCGCAGAAGACCACCCGGCGTACCGTGATCGTCGGCCGTACCGTGCCGACGGCCCGGCGCCGGAAGCAGAAGGGCTGA
- the rpsD gene encoding 30S ribosomal protein S4 encodes MNQKRPKVKKSRALGIALTPKAVKYFEARPYPPGEHGRGRKQNSDYKVRLLEKQRLRAQYDISERQMARAYDRAKKAEGKTGEALVVELERRLDALVLRSGIARTIYQARQMVVHGHIEVNGAKVDKPSFRVRPDDVITVRERSREKVPFQVAREGGYAGEGETPRYLQVNLKALAFRLDRDPNRKEIPVICDEQLVVEYYAR; translated from the coding sequence GTGAACCAGAAGCGACCCAAGGTCAAGAAGTCGCGTGCCCTCGGCATTGCGCTGACCCCGAAGGCCGTCAAGTACTTCGAGGCCCGCCCCTACCCGCCGGGCGAGCACGGCCGTGGCCGCAAGCAGAACTCGGACTACAAGGTCCGTCTGCTGGAGAAGCAGCGTCTGCGCGCTCAGTACGACATCTCTGAGCGTCAGATGGCCCGCGCGTACGACCGCGCCAAGAAGGCCGAAGGCAAGACGGGCGAGGCGCTTGTCGTCGAGCTCGAGCGTCGTCTCGACGCCCTGGTTCTGCGTTCGGGCATCGCCCGCACCATCTACCAGGCCCGCCAGATGGTCGTTCACGGCCACATCGAGGTCAACGGCGCCAAGGTCGACAAGCCGTCGTTCCGTGTCCGCCCGGACGACGTCATCACCGTGCGCGAGCGCAGCCGCGAGAAGGTTCCGTTCCAGGTTGCCCGTGAGGGTGGCTACGCAGGCGAGGGCGAGACCCCGCGCTACCTGCAGGTCAACCTGAAGGCCCTGGCCTTCCGCCTGGACCGTGACCCGAACCGCAAGGAAATCCCGGTCATCTGCGACGAGCAGCTCGTCGTCGAGTACTACGCCCGCTGA
- a CDS encoding DUF2470 domain-containing protein, with protein MILLVSGESAAARAAAHAQDDDLTAVIEITDVAPVSVQHRIRGRAWLAGWLTPVRGDDRAACAALLAERHPVGELLGLAEARWRLLRLEVGEISVDDLWGAEHVDPEDLAAAEPDPMVAHEAELLQHLHSAHGDRIGELCGLLGPREAREMAAVPLSLDRLGLRVRFTGGAAGSFDARFDFPEPVADICDLRRAMHTLFTAAGH; from the coding sequence GTGATTCTCCTTGTTTCCGGGGAATCCGCGGCTGCCAGGGCAGCCGCTCACGCCCAGGACGACGACCTCACCGCCGTGATCGAGATCACGGATGTGGCGCCGGTGTCCGTGCAGCATCGTATCCGAGGCCGCGCCTGGCTGGCCGGGTGGCTGACCCCGGTGCGCGGCGACGACCGCGCGGCCTGCGCGGCGCTGCTCGCGGAGCGCCATCCGGTGGGTGAGCTGCTGGGACTGGCCGAGGCCCGCTGGAGGCTGCTCCGCCTGGAGGTCGGCGAGATCTCGGTGGACGACCTGTGGGGCGCCGAGCACGTGGACCCGGAGGACCTGGCCGCGGCGGAGCCGGACCCGATGGTCGCCCACGAGGCGGAACTCCTCCAGCACCTGCACTCCGCCCACGGCGACCGGATCGGCGAACTGTGCGGGCTGCTGGGTCCGCGGGAGGCGCGGGAGATGGCGGCCGTCCCGCTCTCCCTGGACCGCCTGGGCCTGCGCGTGCGCTTCACGGGCGGCGCGGCCGGCTCCTTCGACGCCCGTTTCGACTTCCCCGAGCCGGTCGCGGACATCTGCGACCTGCGCCGTGCGATGCACACCCTGTTCACGGCGGCGGGCCACTAG
- a CDS encoding replication-associated recombination protein A gives MEPDLFTAAAEDRQEKDPASSPLAVRMRPRTLDEVVGQQHLLKPGSPLRRLVGEGAGGPAGASSVILWGPPGIGKTTLAYVVSQATRKRFVELSAITAGVKEVRAVIEGAKRAAGGYGKDTVLFLDEIHRFSKAQQDSLLPAVENRWVTLIAATTENPYFSIISPLLSRSLLLTLEPLTDGDLSALMRRALEEERGLGGAVTLPADAEAHLLRIAGGDARRALTALEAGAGSAIAKGEDEITLQTVEEAVDRAAVRYDRDGDQHYDVASALIKSIRGSDVDAALHYLARMIDAGEDPRFIARRLMISASEDIGLADPTALPLAVAAAQAVAMIGFPEAALTLSHATIALALAPKSNTATTAIGAALADVRAGLAGSVPPHLRDGHYKGAAKLGHAQGYVYPHDVPGAIAAQQYAPDEIHGKRYYEPTRYGAEARYADVVEKVRERLRGA, from the coding sequence GTGGAACCAGACCTGTTCACCGCCGCCGCCGAAGACCGCCAGGAGAAGGATCCCGCGAGCTCTCCGCTCGCCGTCCGGATGCGCCCGCGCACCCTGGACGAGGTCGTCGGCCAGCAGCACCTGCTGAAGCCCGGATCACCGCTGCGGCGGCTGGTCGGGGAGGGCGCGGGCGGTCCGGCCGGAGCCTCCTCGGTGATCCTCTGGGGCCCGCCGGGCATCGGGAAGACCACGCTGGCGTACGTGGTGAGCCAGGCCACCCGGAAGCGGTTCGTGGAGCTGTCCGCCATCACGGCGGGAGTCAAAGAGGTACGGGCGGTCATCGAGGGCGCGAAACGCGCCGCCGGCGGCTACGGCAAGGACACCGTCCTCTTCCTCGACGAGATCCACCGCTTCAGCAAGGCGCAGCAGGACTCGCTGCTCCCGGCCGTCGAGAACCGCTGGGTGACGCTGATCGCCGCGACCACGGAGAACCCGTACTTCTCGATCATCTCCCCGCTGCTCTCGCGCTCGCTGCTGCTGACGCTGGAGCCGCTGACGGACGGCGACCTGAGCGCGCTGATGCGCAGGGCGCTGGAGGAGGAGCGGGGGCTCGGCGGGGCGGTGACCCTGCCGGCGGACGCCGAGGCGCACCTGCTGCGGATCGCCGGGGGCGACGCCCGGCGGGCGCTGACGGCGCTGGAGGCGGGGGCCGGGTCGGCCATCGCCAAGGGCGAGGACGAGATCACCCTCCAGACGGTGGAGGAGGCGGTCGACCGGGCCGCCGTCCGGTACGACCGGGACGGCGACCAGCACTACGACGTGGCGAGCGCGCTGATCAAGTCGATCCGCGGCTCGGACGTGGACGCGGCGCTGCACTATCTGGCCCGGATGATCGACGCGGGGGAGGACCCCCGGTTCATCGCGCGGCGCCTGATGATCTCGGCGAGCGAGGACATCGGCCTGGCGGACCCGACGGCCCTGCCGCTCGCGGTCGCCGCGGCCCAGGCGGTGGCGATGATCGGCTTCCCGGAGGCCGCGCTGACCCTTTCGCACGCCACGATCGCGCTGGCGCTGGCCCCGAAGTCGAACACCGCCACGACCGCGATCGGCGCGGCGCTGGCCGACGTCCGGGCCGGGCTGGCGGGCTCGGTCCCGCCGCACCTGCGGGACGGGCACTACAAGGGCGCGGCCAAGCTGGGGCACGCGCAGGGGTACGTGTACCCGCACGACGTGCCGGGGGCCATCGCGGCCCAGCAGTACGCGCCCGACGAGATCCACGGGAAGCGGTACTACGAGCCGACGCGGTACGGAGCGGAGGCCCGCTACGCGGACGTCGTGGAGAAGGTCCGGGAGCGGCTGCGCGGCGCGTGA
- a CDS encoding vitamin K epoxide reductase family protein has protein sequence MTTRPTDADTAPRTTFGGSRALAWLLVITGAAGLLAAWVITIDKFKLLEDPNFTPGCSLNPIVSCGNIMKSEQAAVFGFPNPMLGLVAYGIVICVGMSMLAGARFSRWYWLTFNAGTLFGVVFCAWLMYQSLYNINSLCLWCCLAWVATIVMFWYVTSHNVRQGLLPAPGWLKSFFDEFTWVLPVLHIGIIGMLILTRWWDFWTS, from the coding sequence ATGACGACACGACCTACGGACGCGGACACCGCCCCGAGGACCACCTTCGGGGGGAGCCGGGCGCTGGCCTGGCTGCTGGTGATCACGGGCGCCGCGGGCCTGCTCGCCGCCTGGGTGATCACGATCGACAAGTTCAAGCTGCTGGAGGACCCGAACTTCACGCCGGGCTGCAGCCTGAACCCGATCGTCTCCTGCGGCAACATCATGAAGAGCGAGCAGGCGGCCGTCTTCGGCTTCCCGAACCCGATGCTCGGTCTGGTCGCCTACGGCATCGTGATCTGCGTCGGCATGAGCATGCTGGCCGGGGCGCGGTTCAGCCGCTGGTACTGGCTGACCTTCAACGCGGGCACCCTCTTCGGCGTCGTCTTCTGCGCCTGGCTGATGTACCAGTCGCTGTACAACATCAACTCGCTCTGCCTGTGGTGCTGCCTGGCCTGGGTCGCCACGATCGTGATGTTCTGGTACGTCACCTCGCACAACGTGCGCCAGGGGCTGCTGCCCGCGCCGGGCTGGCTGAAGAGCTTCTTCGACGAGTTCACCTGGGTGCTCCCGGTGCTGCACATCGGGATCATCGGCATGCTGATCCTGACGCGCTGGTGGGACTTCTGGACCTCGTAA
- a CDS encoding ABC transporter permease, producing the protein MTTNATDTDTDTDTDTTVTRAAKALPGAWALGLSRGALEIKQFVRQRDAVIFTFAFPVVFLALFASIFGEAVEGTGITASQLYAAGMVAAGIMSTSFQSLGISIAVERDEKVLRRLRGTPMPPAAYFLGKVWMVLVTGLAETAVLLLVGSTLFGLDLPSSASKWLTFAWIFALGLTGCALLGIAISSLPKSGKSASSVVVLPFLILQFISGVFIPVHQIPDWLLNIGALFPLKWMCQGLRGVFLPESAAVLEQAGGWEYGKTALVLGAWVAGGLVLCLLTFKWKSRRDG; encoded by the coding sequence ATGACCACCAACGCCACCGACACCGACACCGACACCGACACCGACACCACTGTCACGCGGGCGGCGAAGGCCCTGCCCGGAGCCTGGGCCCTCGGACTGAGCCGCGGCGCGCTGGAGATCAAGCAGTTCGTCCGCCAGCGCGACGCGGTGATCTTCACCTTCGCCTTCCCCGTCGTCTTCCTCGCCCTCTTCGCCTCGATCTTCGGAGAAGCCGTCGAGGGCACCGGGATCACCGCCTCCCAGCTCTACGCGGCGGGCATGGTCGCGGCGGGCATCATGTCCACCAGCTTCCAGTCGCTCGGCATCTCCATCGCCGTCGAACGGGACGAGAAGGTGCTGCGCCGTCTGCGCGGCACCCCGATGCCCCCCGCCGCCTACTTCCTCGGCAAGGTCTGGATGGTGCTCGTCACCGGACTCGCCGAGACCGCGGTCCTGCTCCTCGTCGGCTCCACCCTCTTCGGCCTGGACCTGCCGTCCTCCGCCTCCAAGTGGCTCACCTTCGCGTGGATCTTCGCGCTCGGCCTGACGGGCTGCGCCCTGCTCGGCATCGCCATCAGCAGCCTGCCCAAGTCCGGCAAGAGCGCCAGTTCCGTGGTCGTCCTGCCCTTCCTGATCCTCCAGTTCATCTCGGGTGTGTTCATCCCGGTCCACCAGATCCCCGACTGGCTGCTGAACATCGGGGCGCTGTTCCCGCTCAAGTGGATGTGCCAGGGTCTGCGCGGGGTGTTCCTGCCCGAGTCCGCCGCCGTCCTCGAACAGGCCGGCGGCTGGGAGTACGGGAAGACGGCGCTCGTGCTGGGGGCCTGGGTTGCCGGAGGATTGGTGCTGTGTCTGCTGACCTTCAAGTGGAAGAGCCGGCGCGACGGTTGA